GGCCATGTGACCAAAGAGGGTGCGATTGCTGGGCCACGTGTACTTGAGCATATTGTTGATGTGGTGTTGTACCTTGAGGGCGAACGGTTTCATCAATATCGCCTATTGCGCAGCGTCAAAAATCGCTTTGGCTCAACCAATGAAGTTGGGGTTTTCGAGATGAATCAAGGTGGGATGGTCGAAGTGACCAATCCATCGCAGATTTTCTTGGCCGAGCGTAGTACCAACTCGCCTGGCTCAGCGGTCGCAGTGATGTTAGAAGGTACGCGCCCCTTGTTATTGGAAGTGCAAGCCCTGACTAGCCATACTGCCAATGCTCAACCACGCCGAACCGCTAATGGCTTTGATCAAAACCGCTTAGCGATGATCATTGCAGTGCTCTCAAAGCGGGTTGGTGTGCCATTGTTCAATCAGGATATTTATGTTAATGTGGTAGGCGGTTTGAAAGTGACCGAGCCAGCGATCGATTTAGCGGTGGCCACGGCGATAACTTCATCATTTCGCAACCAACGCGTTGAACCAAATACCGTTTTAATTGGCGAAATTGGGCTTTCGGGCGAATTACGTTCGGTAAGCCAGCTTGATCGGCGTTTGAACGAAGCCGCCAAGTTGGGTTTCCATAACGCAATTGTGCCCCAGATCGATGCCTTACCGCAGATCGATGCGTTTCAGGTTACTGGCATTCGTTCATTGATTGAAGCAGTACGAGCTGCTTTAATTGGTGCGCCGCGACCATCACCTGGTGAGCCGCCAACGGCCAAGCCAACAACCGACCATGATGATTAAGTGTGAATTGTGGATGTGCTCACGAGGAGATTTATGACGATTTCGGAAAAAAAGGCTGTACCTGTAAACAGAAATCGCTTACTTAGCATTGATTTTTGGGTTCGCATTCTGGGGATGGTTGTGCTTGGCTATGTTGGCTGGTATTTTAGTTCAAGCTCAGCGAGTAATCCCGCTACCGAAGACGAAATCTTGGCAATGCAATTGTTAACGCTTTCCGGGGCTGGTTTGGGTTTATTAATTACCCATCGCGTAACGTTATACCCGATTCGCGATATTAATCAGCGCTTGCGCCGCAGTACTGCCCAAGAAATGCTTGCTTTAGGTTTAGGTACGTTGTTGGGGGTTGTGATTGGGGCTTTATTAGCGATCCCACTGAGCCATTTACCTGGTCTTTTAGGGAGTTATTTGCCTGCAATTGCCAGCTTTTTTACGATCTATTTTAGTATTGTGGCTTTCGAGTATCACAAGAAAAATTTAGTCAATTTTGGCATTTCACTCCAAACATCCAAAGCTCGTCCAGTTAAAGAAGCTGTCCCGATGCGTCGAACATGTTTGGTTGATACGAGCGCAATTATTGATGGTCGGGTTTTGGCGGTTGTCCGTAGCGGCTTTCTCGATGGCATTTTGGTTGTACCGCGTTTTGTGCTCAACGAACTGCAATTATTGGCCGATTCGAGCGATGATATGAAGCGGATGCGTGGCCGACGCGGCCTAGATATGCTCGAAGAAATTCGCAAAGATGATCAACTGCGGCTTGAAATGCCCAACGAAGATGTTGCCAATGCTCGTGGCGTTGACCAGAAATTGGTGACGTTGGCGTTACAAGATGGCCATGCCTTGATCACCAACGATAAGAATTTGAGCCAAGTTGCCGAATTACAAGGCGTGCAGGTACTCAATTTAAATGTACTTTCCGATGCGGTGCGCCCACCAGTTGGCGCTGGCGAAATGCTGGTCGTGAAAGTGCGTGAAGAAGGCCGCGAACGCGAACAAGGCATTGGCTACCTTGAAGATGGCACAATGGTGGTCGTCGAAGATGCCCGTGAACGGATTGGCGATGAAGTTCGGGTGATTGTCAGTCGGGTTTGGACGAACGACCGTGGTCGCATGGTTTTTGGGCGAATCATGGGCAGTGCTGGGGCATTTTACGGGGGCAAAAACGATGCGAGCAATTATCCAGCGCGTAGCTAGTGCCAGCGTCACCGTTGCCGAGCAGATTGTCGGCCAAATTAACGCTGGCTTGTTGGTATTGCTGGCGGTTAGTCCCAGTGATACCAGCGACGATTTGCAAAAACTCGCCGATAAAATCCTCAATTTGCGGATCTTCCCTGACGAGCAGGATCGTTTTGATCGTTCGTTAATTGATTGCCAAGGCCAATTGCTAGTCGTTTCGCAATTCACGCTCTATGCCGATACCCGTAAAGGCCGTCGGCCATCGTTTACTGGGGCAGCTGCTCCGGCTTTGGCTGAGCCAATGGTTGAACAATTTATTGCCTATTGTCGTGGGCAAGGAATTACGACCGCTAGTGGTCAGTTTGGCGCGGCGATGCAAGTGCAATTGATTAATGATGGCCCAGTCACAATTATTTTGGATACTGCGGAGTGGCAGCATGGCCGAGGTTGATGATTCTGAGCAGGTGTTGGTGCAATTAGCCCAAAGCCTGCATCGCCATCGCTTGAACGGAGTCGCTCAATTGTTTCTGCGATCGGGTCAGGTTGCCAGCATTGTTTTGAGTCAGCTGTGTTTATTTGGCCAAGCCTTTGTGCCAATCCAGCTACGACAGCGCCTCGCAAGCTATGCGAATGCCTTAGAAACCGAGGCCAGTTGGCAACGCTTAATTGAGCATCTGAATGCCCTAGAAAGTTGACAAAGCATTAACGATGGGCTACACTCAGCGCAATTACGCCTATCCGCCTACTTGCTGCAAGCTATGTCAGTTGTGAGGGCCAACCCGTGTCTCCCTTTGAGATTCTTGTCGTGTCACTCATCTTAACCCTAGCAATTGCCTTGCCCTTTGTCTATGCACGGCTAGTTACTGGTGGACGTAAGATTAATCGCCGCCCTCTTCCCCCAATTGATCTGATCAATAGTGCCTTGGCACGTTCTGCTGAAACTGGCCAACCGATCCATGTTTCGCCTGGCAGTGGCTCGCTTGATGGCTCGACGATCAACCCAGAAACTTTAGCTGGTTTGGTCTTAGCCCAACGGATCACCGATATTGCGGCGCGGCGCGGGGCTGGAATTGCGGCTTCAAGTGGCGATCCAATTGCTCATTTGGCCTTGCGGGGCACGGTTCGCCGCGCCTATCGTGATGCTGGCTATAGTGAAGATTATCGGCCTGAGCTGATTCAGCTGTTGGCTGCCAATGATCCAATTGCCTTTTCGGCTGGTTTAAGTAATCGGATTACCAGCGAACCAATGGAGGCCAGTATTACAGTTGGCTCATTTGAGCAAGGCTATTTATTGTTTGCTGAGCCGGGGCGTGCCCATAATATTTTGCAAATTGCTGGAACCACCGATCAACAAGCCTTGACAGCAGCACTGCTGACGGCCAATGGCACCTTGTTGGGTGAGGAGATCTATGCGGCTGAGGCCTATATTGCCCCAACACCCTTGGGATTTGCCCGCATCTTAACCCATGATGTCCTCCGTTCGGTCATTATTGGGGTCATTATTCTTGGGATTATTTTGGTTTCTTTAGGCCAATTAGCAATCTTGCCACAAGATTTTCCATTGCTGCCTAGATAAAGGATGGGTGGGATGCGTCGAATTGACCTGCTCCGCAATCCAAAGCGCTTAATTCCTATTTTGATCGGCAGCGTTGCCGGTATTTTCGTTTTAATTGATCGCCTTTTTCCTGGGATTGGCAGTATTAATAATGGCAGCCAAATTTTGCTCAATTGGGCAACCGTTATTGCTGCGTTCGCGCTGATTGCTGGTTCAATCAATGTTATTATTCATCATATTAAACGTTTAGCCTCAACCGATCCCAAACGCTGGTATAGTATCGCGCTGCTCTTGGGGGTGATTATCCCACCCGTGTTGGCAGTCTATGGCTATACGACCCAAGGCCGGGCCAATGTCTTGGAATTAGGTTTATTTCAAGATGTTATTCGCTGGGTTTATGCTCCAATCAGCATTAGCCTCTTGGCCCTGCTGACATTTTTTGCTTTAACTGCGGCAATTCATGCCTTTGGTGCTGGCCAGCGTGAAGCAGTGATTGTGGTCAGTGTTGCCTTGGTATTTTTAGTGTTGCAATTGCCATTGCTCGCAGGCTTGCCCTATTTGGGCGAGACCTTGGGCTGGATTCAACGCTACATTGTGATGGCTGGCCTACGCGGCTTGATCTTTGGGGCGGCAATTGGTGCTATTGTTGCAAGTATTCGCATCTTACTCGGGATTGATCTCCCGTATTTGGATCGCTAGGAGGCGGCCTCAATGAATTGTCCTCGCTGTGGCACGCCCAATACTCCTGATCGCCAATTTTGTGGGCAATGTCAAGCGCCTTTGGCTGCAACCTCAAGCGCTAGTA
This genomic interval from Herpetosiphon gulosus contains the following:
- a CDS encoding DUF6754 domain-containing protein; amino-acid sequence: MSPFEILVVSLILTLAIALPFVYARLVTGGRKINRRPLPPIDLINSALARSAETGQPIHVSPGSGSLDGSTINPETLAGLVLAQRITDIAARRGAGIAASSGDPIAHLALRGTVRRAYRDAGYSEDYRPELIQLLAANDPIAFSAGLSNRITSEPMEASITVGSFEQGYLLFAEPGRAHNILQIAGTTDQQALTAALLTANGTLLGEEIYAAEAYIAPTPLGFARILTHDVLRSVIIGVIILGIILVSLGQLAILPQDFPLLPR
- the radA gene encoding DNA repair protein RadA, whose product is MAKQRTIFVCQQCDAQFPRWMGRCTECGSWDSLVEQVITKLAGTTGGSTRSPIGVSEPLRLPDIQLGDVQRLPVRGSEFARVLGGGIVPGSLVLIGGDPGIGKSTLLLEQSAALAETAGDVLYISAEESQQQIKLRATRLGLSAQRLYILAETSLDTAIATIERMKPVLVIVDSIQTVYSEAITSAAGSVSQVREGALRLQRVAKQHNISIMLVGHVTKEGAIAGPRVLEHIVDVVLYLEGERFHQYRLLRSVKNRFGSTNEVGVFEMNQGGMVEVTNPSQIFLAERSTNSPGSAVAVMLEGTRPLLLEVQALTSHTANAQPRRTANGFDQNRLAMIIAVLSKRVGVPLFNQDIYVNVVGGLKVTEPAIDLAVATAITSSFRNQRVEPNTVLIGEIGLSGELRSVSQLDRRLNEAAKLGFHNAIVPQIDALPQIDAFQVTGIRSLIEAVRAALIGAPRPSPGEPPTAKPTTDHDD
- the dtd gene encoding D-aminoacyl-tRNA deacylase, with the translated sequence MRAIIQRVASASVTVAEQIVGQINAGLLVLLAVSPSDTSDDLQKLADKILNLRIFPDEQDRFDRSLIDCQGQLLVVSQFTLYADTRKGRRPSFTGAAAPALAEPMVEQFIAYCRGQGITTASGQFGAAMQVQLINDGPVTIILDTAEWQHGRG
- a CDS encoding TRAM domain-containing protein codes for the protein MTISEKKAVPVNRNRLLSIDFWVRILGMVVLGYVGWYFSSSSASNPATEDEILAMQLLTLSGAGLGLLITHRVTLYPIRDINQRLRRSTAQEMLALGLGTLLGVVIGALLAIPLSHLPGLLGSYLPAIASFFTIYFSIVAFEYHKKNLVNFGISLQTSKARPVKEAVPMRRTCLVDTSAIIDGRVLAVVRSGFLDGILVVPRFVLNELQLLADSSDDMKRMRGRRGLDMLEEIRKDDQLRLEMPNEDVANARGVDQKLVTLALQDGHALITNDKNLSQVAELQGVQVLNLNVLSDAVRPPVGAGEMLVVKVREEGREREQGIGYLEDGTMVVVEDARERIGDEVRVIVSRVWTNDRGRMVFGRIMGSAGAFYGGKNDASNYPARS